The sequence below is a genomic window from Calditrichota bacterium.
GGTGTCGATGAGCGTGACCCCGCGGTCGATCGCCTGGTGCAGGGCGCGCTTGGAGACCTGGTCGTCCGTGGGGCCCCAGTTTGTGCCCCCGATTGCCCACGCGCCGAAGCCGATGGTCGAAACGACAGGGCCGCGGGCACCAAGACGCACGTATTTCATCCCCTGACCTCCAGTTTGTTCACGAGGCGGCGTACCTGTCCCCAGGCCCTGGTGCCATTCTCGCTCGCTTTGACCTGCTCGCCTGTCCTGGTTCCCAGTGCGCGTCGCGCTTGCTCAGGCGTGTACATCCGGCCTCACCTGCTGGTACCGTTGCACGGCGCGCACATATGCATCCACATCAAACTTGCGGCGTAAGCCCGCTTCGGTCATGGAGCGCACATTGCCAAAGACTGCCCGCTCGCCCCAGGGGCGGTCATGCTTGCCGAAGCACCAGGCGACCCCAGCAAAACCGTTGGGGTCCCGGCCGTCCAGTTCGTACTTGTTGTTCAGGTAAAGACAGCGCGAGAACGCTTCTTCTGGCGTGGGGCTCCACTCTAAAATCTTCTTCCCCCAATACATGCGCATGTAGCCGTGCATTTTGCCCGTAAGCACCATCTCCTGTTGGGCAGCATTCCAGCAGGGATCGTGCGTCTGTGCCGCCTCCAGCTCCGCCAGCGTGTACGAATAGGGCCTGGCGTCGCCAACGTGCTTTTGCAGCGTCTTCTGTGCCCAGACTGGGAGCCCCACGAAGGAGTCATAGTGTTGGTTGAAGTAGACAAAGTTCATGCTCAGCTCGCGCCGCACGATGAGCTCCTCAAGGTAGGCGTGTTCACCGGGGCTCCCCGTGGCCTGTACCTGCAAGGCAATGTAGAGCGGCGAAATTTGCCCAAAGTGCAGGTAGGGGCTCATGTGGGAAAGATAGTCCACGCTGGGGTCGTTGCGGAGCTCGGCAAAGCGATCGAGCTTCTGCTCGATGAACGCCCGCAGGCGACGCTTCGCCTCGCCGGTCCCACCTTGGAACAGAGGACTCGGCGGAACCGAGCGATCCACCGCCAAGGATGCCCACAGGCCTCGAACATCGGCCAGCGACAGACCTTCCACATCGATGCCTAAGGACGGCACACGCAGTTCGCGCGCGACCAGAGGCCTGAGGAAGTACCCGAGGTGCTGCGCGAGCTTGCGCCGTAACGTCGCCGCCGAGTACTCCTCCTTGTAGGAAGCCACCTCAACCGGGACAACCACATCTGCTTCCACCTGGAGGAAGAGACACGGCAGGCGGGCCGCCGCGAATTCTCGCCACTGGCGCTGGATGCGGAGGTAACCGCGATCGACCACCACGAGCGCCGCGTCATTTGCAACTCGCACCACCTCCTTTTCCGGGGAACAGCGCCGCACGAGGAAGCGAATACCTCTCTCGCGAAGCGCGCTCTCTACCTCGGCAAGGCCCTGCAGCATAAAGGCGTAGTGGCGCTCGTTCGCCTCCGGGAAAGATTCGGTGAGCCCGAAAAAGACTACCAGCGGCAGGCTGAGCTCATTGGCGCGTTCGATTGCGTACTCCAGGGCGTGGTTGTATTCGGCCCGCTGACTGGCCTGCATCCAGTAGAGGACGTATCCGCCCTTTCTAACCGGCTTGTCATTCAGTGCCCTGATGCGCTCCGGGTGGATCATCCCCCTCACCTCATGGTCCACCGCACGCCCACCAAGAAGGCGTGAGTGAAATTACGCAACTCGATCACTGGAAAATCAACTCCCCGAAATTCTGGAATGTACACGGGGTCGGTGTCCAGCGTCAGGTCCACAAAGCCCATGCTGTAGCGATACTTGGCCAGCAACGAGAACCTTCCTATCTTCACCTCCCAGCCGAAGCCCGAAACAAACCCTACGTCGCCCTGTTGGACTTCATCCAGTTTACGCGTTGCCGAGCCCTTCTCGGCATTGTAGAAGTTGTAGGAGTTGCCAAGAGCAAGCCCCACATAGGCCCCGCCGTAAGTGTAAAGCCGCGCAGATCCAAACCTCACCCAGTAGGTACGGACCGTGGCGGGTAGCTCAATGTAGCGAAAGTCGTAGGTGAGCAGCATGTCGCCAAAGGGGAATGAACGCGCCCGCACGGTGTGCTGCGCTCCCTTTTCGGCATATGTCAGCCCGAGCTCGGCCGTCGCGAATCTTGCCAAGCGTGCCGTGCCACTGAGCGAAAGGCAGAGTCCGGAACGCCAATCCACGAGTACCTCGGTGCCGGGCGGTTTTTCTCGCGGGCTCCAATGGCTGGCCCACACCGGCCCTATGCTGAACTCGAGTGCGTAACGATCGCCGGCCCACACAGCCGACTTGCTGAGTGCCCCAAGAGCCACCACAGCGCAGAGTACGAGGGACCATCGGCTCGCAAAAGTTCGCCGCGTCAGGGTCGTCACATGTAGAGCCCTCCAGTCCTTTCCAACCAATCCGCAATCTGCTCGACCGCTTTGCGCACATCGTCATGGCTCACGTCCACCTCGATGCTGGGGAGGCGCGAGCGCCGCGTGAACTCGCGGAAGAACTCCTGTTCCTCAACGAAAAGGCCAAGGTCGTTGTACTGCGCAGGGTTTCCTGAAACTGCCAACCGCCTATCCCGGGCCGCGACAAACGAGGCCGGCTCTCGGGTACAGAGCACCAAACGAAACTTTAGGGGTAGCAACCGCTCCTCCAGCCAGTCAAAGTCGAGTTGTCGCCCCAAGGCTCGCCACTGATACACCTGGGTGGAGATGTGGAATCGGTCCACGATCCACGAGTAGAAACGCAGAAGCTCGAACAGGCGCGCCCAGGTGCGGTAGGTCTCCATGGCAAGAGCCTCCTCGGCCGGCGCAAAGTTGATGAGCCCCCTCCCCCACGGGTAGTTGGTGAACGCGCACCATTCGGCAGAGATGAGCGGCGAGTGGTAGCGATACCTACGCGGGCCAACAATGCGGGGATGCTCATTCAGGGCAAAGGCAATCTCGGTCTTGAGAGTAAGACGGGTCCCTTCCAAAATGACCTTGGGACATAGCTTGCGAGATGTACCTTCCGGGCACTGGCGCGGCTCAGCCCCGGACATGGCCATCTCCAGCGGAGGAACATGCCCACCGCGCGCCAGTAATGGACCCCGAAATGCAGCGATGATGAACGATTATCTTCACAGGTCCCGCCCTTTGCCGGAATCGGAAATCTCCACCAGCGCTTCGGGGTAAGGGTCGAAAAACACCTGCGCCTCCAAATACGGCTGCCCAAAGCGCGCGATCCAGGACTTTACCACCGCAACCGGGACACTGAGCGGCACCCGCTCCTCTCGAAACTTGAGCAGCGTGTCGAGGAAGAAGGCTTTCTCTTTCGCACCCAGCTGCGGCGAAAAGTAACCCAAGGCGTGCATGAGCACATTGATCACCGCTGAAGAGCGGGCCGGACGGGCAAGTGCTGCGTGGAGGTGGTGCTCGTATTGTTCGAGTAGCTGCGCCACCGGCTTTCCCTCAGGGTTGGCAACAATCCTGCCCATCTCCTTGAGATGCTTCTGGCTGTAACTCATGAGCAAGAGCTTGTGCCGACTGTGAAACTCCACCAGCGCGCCCATTGTGCCGATCCCCTTGACCTGGTCGAAGCGAGCCGTCACAAACAGGTGCGTGAGAAAATGCTCACGCAGGCGGAAGTTGCTCAAGCGGCCCTCGTCCTCAACTGAGAGGTGGCCAAACTGTTCCAGCACCGCAGCCCCGAAGAAACCACTCCCTTTCGCGACTGGGATCGGATCGCCGGCACCGGCAAAGATTTTGACGTCCTTGATACCGCATGAGGGCGAACGGCTTTTGAGGATGAACCCGTGCGTGTTGCGCTGCCCAGCAAGGAAGGTCGAGGCAAAGGCAACCATCTTGTCGGTCACGTCGGCACCGGTGGCCGGCTGCAGCAGGCGAGGTCCATCCCTGCTCTGTACTACCCGGATCGGCTCGCGGGGTACGCCGAGGCCAATCTCCACCTCCGGGCAGACCGGCACAAAGCGCACAAAAGCCGCCAGTTTGGCAACCACCTCGCTGGGGATGGTCACGCCGTTGTAGCGACAGGCCTCGAAGCCAAGACACTTGCTGACCACCACAACTGGCTTGACGTCGATGCTCATCGGTCGGCTCGTCGGGTCCTCACCT
It includes:
- a CDS encoding DUF523 and DUF1722 domain-containing protein; translated protein: MSIDVKPVVVVSKCLGFEACRYNGVTIPSEVVAKLAAFVRFVPVCPEVEIGLGVPREPIRVVQSRDGPRLLQPATGADVTDKMVAFASTFLAGQRNTHGFILKSRSPSCGIKDVKIFAGAGDPIPVAKGSGFFGAAVLEQFGHLSVEDEGRLSNFRLREHFLTHLFVTARFDQVKGIGTMGALVEFHSRHKLLLMSYSQKHLKEMGRIVANPEGKPVAQLLEQYEHHLHAALARPARSSAVINVLMHALGYFSPQLGAKEKAFFLDTLLKFREERVPLSVPVAVVKSWIARFGQPYLEAQVFFDPYPEALVEISDSGKGRDL
- a CDS encoding deoxyribodipyrimidine photo-lyase, which encodes MIHPERIRALNDKPVRKGGYVLYWMQASQRAEYNHALEYAIERANELSLPLVVFFGLTESFPEANERHYAFMLQGLAEVESALRERGIRFLVRRCSPEKEVVRVANDAALVVVDRGYLRIQRQWREFAAARLPCLFLQVEADVVVPVEVASYKEEYSAATLRRKLAQHLGYFLRPLVARELRVPSLGIDVEGLSLADVRGLWASLAVDRSVPPSPLFQGGTGEAKRRLRAFIEQKLDRFAELRNDPSVDYLSHMSPYLHFGQISPLYIALQVQATGSPGEHAYLEELIVRRELSMNFVYFNQHYDSFVGLPVWAQKTLQKHVGDARPYSYTLAELEAAQTHDPCWNAAQQEMVLTGKMHGYMRMYWGKKILEWSPTPEEAFSRCLYLNNKYELDGRDPNGFAGVAWCFGKHDRPWGERAVFGNVRSMTEAGLRRKFDVDAYVRAVQRYQQVRPDVHA
- a CDS encoding PorT family protein encodes the protein MTTLTRRTFASRWSLVLCAVVALGALSKSAVWAGDRYALEFSIGPVWASHWSPREKPPGTEVLVDWRSGLCLSLSGTARLARFATAELGLTYAEKGAQHTVRARSFPFGDMLLTYDFRYIELPATVRTYWVRFGSARLYTYGGAYVGLALGNSYNFYNAEKGSATRKLDEVQQGDVGFVSGFGWEVKIGRFSLLAKYRYSMGFVDLTLDTDPVYIPEFRGVDFPVIELRNFTHAFLVGVRWTMR